In the Streptomyces sp. cg36 genome, one interval contains:
- a CDS encoding MBL fold metallo-hydrolase, whose amino-acid sequence MKLTKKSHACVRLEKDGRTLVIDPGAFSEADAALGADAVLITHEHPDHFAEDRLRAGMEANPGAEIWTLRSVAERISAAFPGRVHTVGHGDAFRAAGFEVQVHGELHAVIHPDIPRITNVGYLVDGSVFHPGDALTVPDHPVDTLMLPVMAPWSKISEVIDYVREVRPRRAIDIHDALLTDLARPIYDRQIGGLGGSEHARMTPGESVEL is encoded by the coding sequence CTGAAGCTGACCAAGAAGAGCCACGCGTGCGTCCGGCTGGAGAAGGACGGCCGGACGCTGGTCATCGACCCGGGTGCCTTCAGCGAGGCCGACGCCGCGCTCGGCGCGGACGCCGTCCTCATCACCCACGAGCACCCGGACCACTTCGCCGAGGACCGGCTGCGGGCCGGGATGGAGGCGAACCCGGGCGCCGAGATCTGGACGCTGCGCAGCGTCGCCGAACGGATCTCGGCGGCCTTCCCGGGCCGCGTGCACACCGTGGGCCACGGCGACGCCTTCCGGGCCGCCGGGTTCGAGGTCCAGGTCCACGGCGAGCTGCACGCGGTGATCCACCCGGACATCCCGCGCATCACCAACGTCGGCTATCTGGTGGACGGTTCGGTCTTCCACCCCGGCGACGCGCTGACCGTCCCGGACCACCCGGTGGACACGCTGATGCTGCCGGTGATGGCGCCCTGGAGCAAGATCTCCGAGGTGATCGACTATGTGCGGGAGGTCCGGCCGCGCCGGGCGATCGACATCCACGACGCGCTCCTGACCGATCTCGCCCGGCCGATCTACGACCGCCAGATCGGCGGACTCGGCGGCTCGGAGCACGCCCGGATGACGCCCGGGGAGTCCGTGGAACTGTGA
- a CDS encoding DUF6278 family protein: MNILDNWRKRHGSQRTAALAEAVETDPEGVGELLAECELLRVRAQQAGLELDDTPASLAALDQLPPRWRDDPEELPWLGNDAGLYLGTVLVRTVEGASWQVWPGGQPVVRLASGREVDVVDAGTQWAAGGTPELSQVYAEAAEI, encoded by the coding sequence ATGAACATCCTGGACAACTGGCGCAAGCGGCACGGCTCGCAGCGGACGGCGGCGCTCGCCGAGGCGGTGGAGACGGATCCGGAGGGTGTGGGGGAGCTGCTCGCGGAGTGCGAGCTGCTCCGGGTGCGGGCCCAGCAGGCCGGGCTCGAACTGGACGACACCCCGGCCTCGTTGGCCGCCCTCGACCAGCTGCCGCCGCGCTGGCGCGACGACCCGGAGGAGCTGCCCTGGCTGGGCAATGACGCGGGCCTCTACCTGGGTACGGTCCTGGTCCGCACGGTCGAGGGCGCCTCCTGGCAGGTGTGGCCGGGCGGGCAGCCGGTGGTGCGGCTCGCCTCCGGCCGCGAGGTCGACGTGGTGGACGCCGGGACGCAGTGGGCGGCGGGCGGGACGCCCGAACTCTCGCAGGT
- a CDS encoding exodeoxyribonuclease III: MRIATWNVNSITARLPRLLAWLENSGTDVLCIQETKTTAEGFPAAELRELGYESAVHATGRWNGVALVSRVGLADVVTGLPGDPGFEEVLEPRAISATCGGVRLWSVYVPNGREVGHGHYAYKLAWFEALKAAVAEDAAGERPFAVLGDFNVAPTDEDVFDVTAFEGQTHVTPAERAALAALRGAGLSDVVPRPLKYDRPYTYWDYRQLAFPKNRGMRIDLVYGNAPFAEAVKDSYVDREERKGKGASDHAPVVVDLEI; the protein is encoded by the coding sequence ATGCGCATCGCGACCTGGAACGTCAACTCGATCACCGCCCGGCTGCCCCGTCTCCTGGCCTGGCTGGAGAACAGCGGCACGGATGTGCTGTGCATCCAGGAGACCAAGACCACCGCCGAGGGCTTCCCCGCGGCCGAGCTGCGGGAGCTGGGCTACGAGTCCGCGGTGCACGCGACGGGCCGGTGGAACGGGGTGGCGCTGGTCTCCCGGGTGGGCCTGGCCGACGTGGTCACGGGCCTGCCCGGCGACCCGGGCTTCGAGGAGGTCCTGGAGCCCCGCGCCATCTCGGCGACCTGCGGCGGCGTCCGCCTGTGGTCGGTGTACGTGCCGAACGGCCGGGAGGTCGGCCACGGGCACTACGCGTACAAGCTGGCCTGGTTCGAGGCCCTGAAGGCGGCCGTCGCCGAGGACGCGGCGGGCGAGCGCCCGTTCGCGGTGCTCGGCGACTTCAACGTGGCCCCCACCGACGAGGACGTGTTCGACGTGACGGCGTTCGAGGGGCAGACCCATGTCACCCCGGCCGAGCGGGCGGCGCTCGCCGCGCTGCGCGGGGCGGGCCTGTCGGACGTGGTGCCCCGCCCCCTCAAGTACGACCGGCCGTACACCTACTGGGACTACCGCCAGCTCGCCTTCCCCAAGAACCGGGGCATGCGCATCGACCTGGTGTACGGCAACGCGCCGTTCGCCGAGGCGGTCAAGGACAGCTATGTGGACCGCGAGGAGCGCAAGGGCAAGGGCGCGTCCGACCACGCGCCCGTGGTCGTCGATCTGGAGATCTGA